The Deltaproteobacteria bacterium genome includes a window with the following:
- a CDS encoding DUF4388 domain-containing protein yields the protein MALQGTIKDFGIADIFQLIGQQQKTGVLYLRNGPGNSAVDVFFTKGRIRRAAPHGVSADAALCNALVRGGLITRRGADEASSSAREQLRQLRDVLVDSGLIVNEQVSAVEKLDTLENIYELFGWQDAEFEFQQKEIEVNTDSFEAIPAEHVLMDGFRMVDEWPAILREMPDFAQGVARTPGIEPPPPTEGGKGGGITHEEHRVYEQVEAGRTVQQVIDMARLGKFDGAKSLLSLLKKGYVQIEVRAEPDFLAPAIPAKRKRTWTGRGPAYLLLALLAVSVFAGLGNLYHLVTWPFWSRALRESERKHLHEARVIHALEAWYALESAYPASLDELLRVGLIDPQTVTFISGRADYQPAGDTFSLTEQKPDNRAGSSP from the coding sequence ATGGCATTGCAGGGGACTATAAAGGATTTCGGTATTGCCGATATTTTCCAGCTTATCGGGCAGCAGCAAAAAACAGGTGTGCTCTATCTTCGCAACGGTCCGGGCAACAGTGCTGTCGATGTATTTTTTACCAAGGGCCGGATTCGTCGAGCGGCTCCCCACGGGGTCAGCGCTGATGCAGCCCTATGCAACGCGCTGGTGCGCGGGGGCCTCATCACCCGGCGTGGTGCTGACGAGGCCTCATCCAGTGCCCGGGAACAACTCCGACAACTCCGTGACGTGTTGGTTGATTCAGGGTTGATCGTGAACGAGCAGGTATCAGCGGTCGAAAAGCTCGACACACTGGAAAACATCTACGAACTTTTTGGCTGGCAGGACGCCGAGTTCGAATTCCAGCAGAAGGAAATCGAAGTTAACACTGACAGCTTCGAGGCAATACCGGCTGAACATGTGCTCATGGACGGTTTCCGGATGGTGGATGAATGGCCGGCAATCCTGAGAGAGATGCCGGATTTTGCGCAGGGTGTTGCCCGGACACCAGGGATCGAGCCGCCCCCACCTACGGAAGGTGGCAAGGGTGGAGGTATTACGCACGAAGAGCATCGTGTTTACGAGCAGGTCGAAGCTGGCCGGACCGTTCAGCAGGTTATCGACATGGCCCGGTTGGGGAAATTCGACGGCGCCAAATCGCTTCTGTCGCTTCTCAAGAAAGGATATGTCCAGATCGAGGTTCGCGCCGAGCCGGATTTTCTGGCCCCGGCCATTCCGGCAAAGCGCAAGCGTACCTGGACGGGTCGCGGGCCGGCCTATTTGCTCCTCGCGTTGCTTGCGGTGAGTGTATTTGCGGGACTCGGTAACCTTTACCATCTGGTCACTTGGCCGTTCTGGAGCCGGGCGCTGCGGGAATCCGAAAGAAAGCACCTGCATGAAGCCCGTGTGATTCATGCTTTAGAGGCTTGGTACGCTCTTGAAAGCGCGTATCCAGCTTCTTTGGACGAATTGCTGAGAGTTGGATTGATTGATCCGCAGACAGTAACCTTCATATCCGGTAGGGCTGATTATCAGCCGGCGGGAGACACTTTCAGTCTCACGGAACAAAAACCCGATAATAGGGCCGGGAGTAGTCCCTGA
- the mazG gene encoding nucleoside triphosphate pyrophosphohydrolase, with translation MSRSKPFKASPRSALRKTAAPARSRLRQKTRRKRLHGKSSSAILQAAKGSNGFSRLVEIMALLRAPNGCPWDREQDFDTIKPYTLEETYEVMEAIDARDWESLKEELGDLLFQVVFYAQIASEYGYFSIDDVTEAIVHKMITRHPHVFGDLSVKGSHDVVANWEAIKRHEKAKRRESLLDGVPPELPALVRASRISEKAARAGYDWPDRNMLWNKLDEEIGELEEAIYGKQGRPKVRASVKGPIKNEKPIVPAKRREHVEEEIGDVLFVVANIARRFHLSAEDALRKSNAKFYRRFRHIETAIESNGLQFKDVSLEQMEEFYQQARQAEGKTRVRK, from the coding sequence ATGTCACGTTCAAAACCATTCAAAGCTTCACCACGTTCCGCTCTGCGGAAGACCGCCGCACCGGCCAGAAGCCGATTGCGCCAGAAAACCCGTCGCAAGAGGCTGCATGGTAAATCCAGCAGCGCAATTCTCCAAGCGGCGAAAGGAAGCAACGGTTTCTCCCGGCTTGTCGAAATCATGGCGCTTCTCCGCGCTCCCAACGGGTGCCCCTGGGACCGGGAACAGGATTTCGATACGATAAAACCGTATACACTTGAGGAAACCTACGAAGTAATGGAGGCGATAGATGCCCGCGACTGGGAATCCCTCAAGGAAGAACTGGGCGACCTGCTTTTCCAGGTAGTGTTTTATGCCCAAATCGCCAGTGAATACGGGTATTTTTCCATTGACGATGTAACAGAGGCTATCGTCCACAAAATGATTACCCGCCATCCGCACGTCTTTGGCGATCTGAGTGTCAAAGGTTCCCATGATGTCGTGGCGAACTGGGAAGCAATCAAGCGGCACGAGAAGGCAAAACGGCGCGAAAGCTTGCTGGATGGCGTACCGCCGGAGCTTCCAGCGCTCGTTCGCGCTTCGCGCATCAGCGAAAAGGCCGCCCGTGCAGGTTACGACTGGCCTGACCGGAATATGCTCTGGAATAAGCTGGACGAAGAGATAGGTGAGCTCGAAGAAGCCATTTACGGAAAGCAGGGAAGACCGAAGGTGAGGGCCTCCGTAAAAGGGCCTATCAAAAACGAAAAGCCCATAGTGCCGGCAAAACGCCGCGAACATGTGGAGGAGGAAATCGGCGACGTCCTGTTCGTTGTGGCGAACATCGCCCGCCGGTTTCACCTGTCGGCCGAGGATGCCCTTCGCAAGTCGAACGCCAAGTTCTATCGCCGGTTTCGCCATATAGAGACAGCTATCGAGTCGAACGGACTGCAGTTCAAGGACGTGTCACTTGAGCAGATGGAAGAATTTTACCAGCAGGCGCGCCAAGCCGAAGGAAAGACAAGAGTGAGGAAGTAG
- a CDS encoding damage-inducible protein DinB produces MNTLDFFHIHARYNRWMNRKIYDAAAEFPDAERKRDLGAFFKSIHGTLNHLVLTDRIWLGRFTGDTERFRSLDSSGKPIDIHSLGQVLYEDFAELRHERERTDSDIGKFVDSLSQDVLETPLHYKTSSGEPCSHPLWWALMHMFNHGTHHRGQTTTLLKQLGKDPGVTDLVAMLRNNEG; encoded by the coding sequence ATGAACACGCTGGATTTTTTCCATATTCATGCTCGCTACAACCGGTGGATGAACAGAAAGATATATGATGCAGCCGCAGAATTTCCCGACGCTGAACGAAAACGGGATCTCGGCGCATTTTTCAAATCAATCCACGGGACACTCAATCATCTCGTCCTGACCGACCGGATATGGCTTGGCCGGTTTACGGGAGACACCGAACGATTCCGCTCACTGGATTCGAGCGGGAAACCGATTGACATACATTCGCTGGGCCAGGTTCTCTATGAGGACTTCGCTGAACTGCGCCATGAGCGGGAACGCACCGACAGTGATATCGGCAAATTTGTGGATTCACTGAGCCAAGATGTTCTTGAGACCCCCCTTCATTACAAAACGAGTTCCGGGGAGCCCTGCAGCCATCCCTTGTGGTGGGCCCTGATGCATATGTTCAACCACGGCACCCACCATCGTGGACAAACGACAACGCTGCTAAAGCAACTCGGCAAGGATCCTGGCGTCACCGATCTGGTGGCAATGCTGAGGAATAATGAGGGATAA
- a CDS encoding AsnC family transcriptional regulator has protein sequence MSTLDQLDAIDKQLTTIMQEEIPISEHPFRDLGQKVGVSEAECLERVRRLKDQNIIRQIGVIFDSRNMGYKSSLVAIKADPEKCDQVAAVVSEHPGVSHNYKRNHEFNIWFTIAVPPGQSLERHVEAIHKASGAISTRIMQTLRLYKIGVKLDLTDEGRKTENLTAKEKAPVWDKLLEEPAKLSEEDIAYIRELQEDLALVEQPYVEMAARLGVPFPRLKEKTVEMHDRGLFRRNAAILNHRKAGFKSNGMGVWRVDESEVDKYGEMFGQYRAVSHCYRRPVYADWKYNLFTMVHGESDDACRHIIAELSKDSGLKDYTVLFSTTEYKKNRVVYFPKGETYPEWCQEAQG, from the coding sequence ATGTCCACACTTGATCAGCTTGACGCCATAGACAAGCAGCTCACCACGATCATGCAGGAAGAGATTCCCATTTCTGAGCATCCCTTTCGCGATCTGGGTCAAAAGGTGGGGGTCAGCGAGGCTGAATGCCTGGAGCGTGTCCGGCGGCTCAAGGACCAGAATATCATCCGCCAGATCGGCGTCATTTTCGACTCGCGCAACATGGGGTACAAGTCGTCACTGGTAGCGATCAAGGCTGATCCGGAAAAATGCGATCAGGTAGCTGCGGTTGTAAGCGAACACCCTGGCGTTTCCCATAACTACAAACGCAATCACGAATTCAACATCTGGTTCACCATTGCCGTACCACCGGGACAGAGCTTGGAGAGGCATGTGGAGGCCATTCACAAGGCGTCGGGGGCCATTTCCACCCGAATTATGCAGACTCTCCGTCTGTACAAGATTGGCGTGAAACTTGATCTTACCGACGAAGGCCGAAAGACCGAAAACCTCACCGCTAAGGAAAAGGCTCCGGTTTGGGATAAACTGCTGGAAGAACCAGCCAAGCTATCCGAAGAGGATATTGCCTACATTCGAGAACTACAGGAAGATCTCGCGTTGGTGGAACAGCCTTATGTCGAGATGGCGGCGCGGCTCGGGGTCCCGTTCCCTCGTCTTAAGGAAAAGACTGTCGAGATGCACGATCGAGGGCTATTTCGCCGGAATGCTGCCATCCTGAATCACCGCAAAGCCGGATTCAAGTCCAACGGGATGGGCGTATGGCGGGTGGACGAAAGTGAAGTAGATAAATACGGAGAAATGTTCGGTCAATACCGGGCTGTCTCTCACTGCTATCGCCGCCCGGTATATGCCGACTGGAAATACAATCTCTTCACAATGGTTCACGGGGAATCTGACGACGCCTGTCGTCATATCATTGCCGAACTTTCAAAAGACTCGGGGCTCAAAGACTACACGGTTCTTTTTTCTACTACCGAGTATAAAAAGAACCGCGTCGTTTATTTTCCCAAGGGCGAAACCTACCCCGAATGGTGTCAGGAAGCGCAGGGGTAG
- a CDS encoding citrate synthase has product MGQCRRNAPGSATFTNSGQEGYPLPKNTITITDNRTGKTYEVPVENDTIRAMDLRQIKVNSDDFGMMTYDPAFTNTASCQSSITFIDGDKGILEYRGIPIQELAEHSTYLEVAYLLVHGKLPTKDELVEWDRNITYHTFVHENVKKFVEGFRHDAHPMGMMISTLGALSTFYPSAKNIHDPVERQLNTYRLIAKMPTLAAWAYRHLLGMPYVYPDNELSFAGNFLAMMFKMAERRYLPHPAVERALDVLFILHADHEQNCSTNTMRSIGSSHADPFSCVAGATAALYGPLHGGANQAVLEMIDKIGSKARVTEFIKGCKDGSNRLMGFGHRVYKNYDPRAKIIKKLANEVFDALGSNPKIEIALEIERIALEDDYFVSRKLYPNVDFYSGLIYEALRIPVDMFTVLFAIPRTAGWIAQWIEMLNDKEQKIARPRQVYTGARGMKFVPLKDRK; this is encoded by the coding sequence ATGGGCCAGTGTCGCCGCAATGCGCCCGGCTCCGCCACTTTTACCAACTCCGGACAGGAGGGATACCCCTTGCCCAAGAATACCATCACCATTACCGACAATCGCACCGGAAAAACCTATGAAGTTCCGGTAGAGAACGACACCATTAGGGCGATGGATTTGAGGCAGATCAAGGTTAATTCCGACGATTTCGGGATGATGACCTATGATCCCGCCTTCACCAATACGGCTTCCTGCCAAAGCAGCATTACCTTTATTGACGGCGACAAGGGGATTCTCGAATACAGAGGTATTCCAATACAGGAACTCGCCGAACATTCAACCTACCTTGAAGTCGCCTATCTGCTGGTACACGGCAAGTTGCCGACCAAGGATGAGCTGGTTGAATGGGACCGGAACATTACCTATCACACGTTTGTCCACGAGAATGTGAAGAAGTTCGTTGAGGGATTCCGGCATGACGCGCATCCAATGGGAATGATGATTTCGACACTGGGGGCGCTTTCGACCTTTTATCCCAGTGCCAAGAATATCCACGACCCCGTAGAGCGACAGCTGAATACCTACCGGCTGATCGCAAAGATGCCGACACTGGCTGCCTGGGCCTACCGTCACCTGCTCGGAATGCCCTATGTGTACCCCGACAACGAGCTATCGTTCGCCGGAAACTTTCTTGCCATGATGTTCAAGATGGCTGAACGGCGCTATCTGCCACATCCGGCCGTCGAGCGGGCTCTGGACGTGTTGTTCATCCTGCATGCCGATCACGAACAGAACTGCTCGACCAACACCATGCGGTCGATCGGTTCCAGCCATGCCGATCCATTTTCCTGTGTGGCCGGCGCCACCGCCGCTCTCTACGGGCCGCTCCATGGCGGCGCCAACCAGGCAGTTCTGGAAATGATTGACAAGATCGGCTCCAAGGCCCGCGTGACCGAATTTATCAAGGGGTGCAAGGACGGTTCGAACCGGCTGATGGGATTCGGCCACCGCGTATACAAGAACTATGACCCTCGGGCGAAGATAATCAAGAAACTCGCCAATGAGGTATTTGATGCTCTTGGCAGCAACCCGAAAATCGAGATCGCTTTGGAAATCGAGCGGATCGCACTTGAGGATGACTACTTTGTGAGCCGCAAGTTGTACCCAAATGTCGATTTCTATTCCGGTCTCATCTACGAGGCGCTCCGGATACCGGTGGATATGTTCACCGTCCTGTTCGCTATTCCGCGAACAGCCGGATGGATCGCCCAGTGGATTGAGATGCTTAACGACAAGGAGCAGAAGATTGCACGCCCCCGGCAGGTATATACGGGTGCCCGCGGCATGAAGTTCGTTCCCTTAAAAGATCGCAAATAA
- a CDS encoding MBL fold metallo-hydrolase, whose product MSLLSEFPRTGRVVFCPGPNRSPYPNCNGLYVEGDIRILIDQGGSAIQAKSIAAGPGIDRLYVTHWHEDHALSACQLPEIPLFAPAADREPIETRKATHARGGIHDKMLQAQMDALYDGMGFTHRKVDSFVEPESEIDLGGITMIALHAPGHTSGHTCYWFPKESVLVLGDYDLTRAGPVCPDLDSSVRNTYQSLARLQRLPVKFAAAAHGRGWFDGEEYKTRMAAYLEVLDRRLDAILDLVRAGDTTIPSLARHFQKLFNFPVLPGYEAWGAVSGQMLIRPMTRYLCEEERLIEPEPDRFEAV is encoded by the coding sequence ATGAGTTTGCTGTCTGAGTTCCCTCGTACCGGGCGAGTTGTATTCTGCCCAGGCCCTAACCGATCACCATATCCAAACTGCAACGGTCTGTACGTGGAAGGGGATATCCGTATTCTCATTGACCAGGGCGGTTCGGCAATTCAGGCAAAATCCATTGCTGCCGGGCCCGGCATCGATCGGCTGTATGTCACCCATTGGCATGAGGATCATGCACTATCGGCCTGCCAGTTGCCGGAAATTCCTCTTTTTGCCCCAGCAGCCGACCGGGAACCGATCGAGACCCGGAAGGCGACTCATGCTCGTGGCGGAATCCATGATAAGATGCTTCAGGCCCAGATGGATGCGCTTTATGACGGCATGGGATTCACCCACCGGAAGGTGGACTCATTTGTGGAACCAGAGAGTGAAATAGATCTCGGTGGTATCACGATGATAGCGTTGCATGCTCCCGGCCATACTTCGGGCCATACCTGCTATTGGTTTCCGAAAGAATCCGTTCTGGTTTTGGGTGACTACGATCTCACTCGTGCCGGGCCGGTTTGCCCCGATCTCGATTCCAGTGTGCGGAATACGTATCAGTCGCTTGCCCGCCTACAACGGCTTCCGGTGAAATTTGCCGCAGCGGCACATGGCCGCGGCTGGTTCGATGGCGAGGAGTACAAAACCCGCATGGCTGCCTATCTGGAAGTGCTAGACCGGCGTCTCGATGCGATTTTGGACCTCGTTCGTGCTGGGGATACGACGATTCCCTCGCTCGCCCGTCATTTCCAGAAACTATTCAATTTCCCTGTTTTGCCGGGCTACGAAGCATGGGGTGCGGTTTCCGGGCAGATGCTGATCCGTCCGATGACCCGGTACTTGTGCGAAGAGGAGCGCCTTATCGAGCCAGAACCAGACCGTTTCGAAGCAGTTTGA
- a CDS encoding metallophosphoesterase family protein, which translates to MRVAYISDLHGSMKHYEAVLAAAHRRDCGAIIFGGDLAPKNFRDGKFVQHQVDWHRNTLFPLLEQFRLKRPRTRIFFIMGNDDSRAAEKLFADRDGDIIEYLHLKSAELEPGLLLSGYNCVDISPFPLKDFERWDKRSGILPAKMRLLNGVVTGEEMKLEYFKFEDDPVLSVLPTLEEEMAPLAEKQKKGVSILVAHCPPIETSLDKMMLGKHVGSLAVREFIEKTQPALSLHGHIHESPAMTGSYRDEIGSTICVNPGQDPYKGIVHYVVFDTDNPGRRMEHFVEK; encoded by the coding sequence ATGCGGGTAGCCTATATCAGCGATCTTCACGGTTCGATGAAACACTATGAGGCTGTGCTTGCTGCGGCTCACCGCCGTGATTGTGGTGCGATTATTTTTGGTGGAGATCTGGCACCCAAGAACTTCCGGGACGGCAAGTTTGTCCAGCACCAGGTGGACTGGCACCGGAATACACTGTTCCCTTTGCTGGAACAGTTCCGGCTCAAGCGTCCTCGGACGCGTATCTTTTTCATCATGGGAAATGACGATTCCAGGGCAGCTGAAAAACTGTTTGCGGATCGAGACGGCGATATTATCGAATATCTGCACCTGAAATCCGCTGAACTGGAACCGGGTCTCCTGCTATCGGGCTACAACTGTGTGGATATCTCTCCGTTTCCGCTCAAGGATTTCGAGCGGTGGGACAAGCGGTCGGGAATATTGCCCGCCAAAATGCGGCTCTTGAACGGTGTAGTGACCGGCGAGGAAATGAAACTCGAATATTTCAAGTTTGAGGACGATCCTGTCTTAAGTGTTCTGCCCACGCTGGAAGAAGAGATGGCGCCACTCGCCGAGAAACAGAAAAAGGGCGTTTCAATCCTTGTTGCCCATTGCCCACCCATTGAAACGAGCCTGGACAAGATGATGCTTGGGAAGCATGTAGGTTCGCTGGCTGTTCGGGAGTTCATAGAAAAGACACAGCCGGCCCTTTCTCTTCATGGCCACATTCACGAATCCCCGGCCATGACTGGCAGCTATCGTGACGAGATCGGCTCCACCATATGCGTCAATCCCGGTCAGGATCCCTATAAGGGAATCGTCCATTATGTGGTTTTTGATACCGATAATCCGGGCAGGAGAATGGAGCATTTTGTGGAAAAATAG
- a CDS encoding macro domain-containing protein: MRTVTVAGRGLRLLNGDICHVPADAIVNAANSNLAHGGGVAAQIVRNGGREVQDESTRSVQIYGPVPVGGARSTGAGSLPARRVIHVVGPQWGEGSESEKLRSAIYSGLKLAREEKLESIVFPAVSTGIFGFPKVEASEIIIDACESFLKGNADPVCRVDLCLYDDPTYFAFDGTWTRRYGINLPG; encoded by the coding sequence ATGCGGACGGTAACAGTCGCTGGACGGGGACTCAGGCTCCTGAATGGCGATATCTGCCATGTGCCGGCCGATGCCATAGTGAACGCGGCCAACTCGAATTTGGCGCATGGAGGTGGGGTGGCCGCCCAGATCGTTCGCAACGGCGGCCGCGAAGTCCAGGATGAATCCACACGTTCGGTGCAGATATACGGGCCTGTGCCTGTTGGCGGGGCGCGATCCACCGGGGCGGGCAGTCTGCCCGCCAGAAGAGTCATACATGTGGTAGGCCCTCAGTGGGGCGAAGGCAGTGAATCCGAAAAGCTCCGATCAGCAATTTATTCCGGCCTGAAACTGGCCCGCGAGGAAAAACTGGAAAGCATTGTGTTTCCGGCGGTTTCCACTGGCATCTTCGGATTTCCCAAAGTCGAGGCGTCGGAAATCATTATCGATGCATGCGAGTCGTTTCTCAAAGGCAATGCAGATCCGGTTTGCCGTGTGGACCTATGCCTTTATGATGATCCTACCTATTTTGCTTTTGATGGCACATGGACGCGACGGTACGGCATCAATTTGCCGGGATAA
- a CDS encoding ferritin-like domain-containing protein, with translation MSQPLPRNLGQALDHVETKFDTLYTWNYDTQREDLRSLYEKAKQGQWNGQTELNWGIDVDPEAENMPDAQIAIYGTDMWKKLNERDIRRLRHEFQSWTLSQFLHGEQGALLATAQIVDAVPWIDAKYYAATQVMDEARHVEVYDKYLRDKVEMEYPVNPHLKTLLDLILADSRWDMKYLGMQIMVEGLALAAFNFMHNFSKEPLIKDLTKHVMLDEARHVAFGVMSLRGLYDQMSEKEFKERQDFAYEACVLMRDRFNGLEVWQKMGFDVDRCLDLSMNSPAMREFRKMLFSKIVPNLRRIGLLTGDLRQRFQELDILKFENWEASA, from the coding sequence ATGTCCCAGCCGCTGCCACGAAATCTTGGTCAAGCGCTCGACCATGTCGAGACCAAGTTCGATACGCTGTATACCTGGAACTACGATACCCAGCGCGAAGATCTCCGCAGCCTTTATGAGAAGGCCAAGCAGGGGCAATGGAACGGTCAAACAGAACTGAATTGGGGAATCGACGTGGATCCTGAAGCCGAGAACATGCCCGATGCCCAGATCGCTATCTATGGCACTGACATGTGGAAGAAACTGAACGAGCGAGACATCCGACGCCTTCGGCACGAATTCCAGTCATGGACATTATCGCAATTTTTGCATGGTGAGCAGGGAGCCCTGCTTGCAACGGCACAGATTGTAGACGCGGTTCCGTGGATTGATGCCAAGTATTACGCGGCCACGCAGGTGATGGACGAGGCGCGTCATGTAGAAGTTTATGACAAATACCTTCGAGACAAGGTGGAGATGGAATACCCGGTCAATCCACATCTCAAGACGCTTCTCGACCTGATCCTCGCTGATTCACGCTGGGACATGAAATATCTCGGCATGCAGATCATGGTCGAGGGACTGGCCCTGGCTGCGTTCAACTTCATGCATAATTTCTCCAAGGAACCGCTCATCAAGGATTTAACCAAGCACGTCATGCTGGATGAGGCTCGGCATGTAGCCTTCGGCGTGATGAGTCTCAGGGGCCTTTACGACCAGATGAGCGAAAAGGAGTTCAAGGAACGGCAGGATTTTGCCTACGAAGCCTGTGTCCTGATGCGTGACCGGTTTAACGGGCTCGAAGTGTGGCAGAAGATGGGTTTCGACGTGGACCGGTGCCTGGATCTATCCATGAACTCTCCCGCGATGCGGGAATTCCGCAAGATGCTTTTTTCCAAGATAGTTCCGAACCTGCGGCGTATTGGCCTGCTCACCGGCGACCTCCGCCAGCGGTTCCAGGAACTCGATATCCTCAAGTTCGAGAACTGGGAAGCGTCGGCATAG
- the purD gene encoding phosphoribosylamine--glycine ligase: protein MNVLVLGSGGREHALAWRLQQGPKGRKVVCAPGNPGIAQDVETTTFDILDPAQVVEAAKTQGADLVIIGPEAPLVAGVADALLEADIPVFGPSQWAAQLESSKSFAKKIFNDNKIPTARGETFTTAKEALNYLDDLGFNCVIKADGLAAGKGVILCDTQEDAIIAIDRIMTRREFGDAGAKIVIEEKLAGEEVSVFALTDGERILMLPTAQDHKRVFDDDEGPNTGGMGAYGPAPVLDNKSLKKVVEKILEPTVKAMARGGHPYRGVLYAGLMVTEDGPKILEYNCRFGDPECQVLMMLLDEDLAPLLHACATGKVEPGRAPKLYKGAAACVVMASGGYPDKFKKSLAITGIPAGEPDLKVFHAGTAIKDGRLVTNGGRVLGVTARGADLREALKTAYNACGQITWDGVHYRKDIGRKGLKRLGLI from the coding sequence ATGAATGTGCTCGTACTGGGAAGTGGTGGACGCGAACATGCCCTGGCGTGGAGGCTGCAGCAGGGGCCAAAGGGCCGAAAAGTGGTCTGTGCTCCCGGAAACCCTGGAATCGCGCAAGATGTAGAAACCACCACATTCGATATTCTGGATCCGGCGCAGGTTGTCGAGGCAGCAAAAACGCAGGGAGCAGATCTCGTAATTATAGGTCCTGAGGCTCCGCTTGTTGCCGGCGTGGCTGATGCCCTCCTTGAAGCTGATATCCCTGTATTCGGGCCAAGTCAGTGGGCCGCACAACTTGAGTCGAGCAAGTCGTTCGCCAAGAAAATCTTCAATGACAACAAGATACCAACGGCGCGGGGAGAGACGTTCACCACCGCCAAAGAAGCCCTTAACTACCTGGACGATCTGGGCTTCAACTGCGTCATCAAGGCCGACGGGCTGGCTGCCGGCAAAGGAGTGATTCTCTGCGACACGCAGGAGGACGCCATCATTGCTATTGACCGGATTATGACGCGCAGGGAATTTGGGGATGCCGGTGCGAAAATCGTGATCGAGGAAAAGCTTGCGGGCGAGGAGGTAAGCGTATTCGCGCTTACTGACGGCGAGCGTATTCTCATGCTTCCCACGGCTCAGGACCACAAGCGCGTCTTCGATGACGACGAAGGTCCCAATACTGGCGGCATGGGAGCCTATGGACCCGCACCGGTACTCGACAACAAGAGCCTGAAGAAGGTTGTCGAAAAAATTCTTGAGCCTACCGTGAAGGCGATGGCCCGAGGTGGGCATCCTTACCGGGGTGTTCTTTATGCCGGGCTGATGGTGACCGAAGATGGCCCGAAAATTCTTGAGTACAACTGCCGGTTCGGCGACCCCGAGTGCCAGGTGCTGATGATGTTACTGGATGAAGACCTCGCACCGCTGCTCCATGCCTGCGCCACCGGTAAAGTTGAACCGGGACGGGCGCCGAAATTGTATAAGGGTGCCGCTGCTTGCGTGGTAATGGCTTCCGGGGGGTATCCAGACAAGTTCAAAAAGAGCCTCGCCATTACCGGGATTCCTGCTGGCGAACCGGATCTCAAGGTTTTTCATGCCGGCACGGCAATAAAAGATGGCAGGCTCGTTACCAACGGTGGCAGGGTTCTAGGTGTCACCGCACGTGGTGCAGACCTGCGGGAAGCACTCAAGACCGCCTACAATGCTTGCGGGCAAATCACATGGGACGGTGTGCATTACCGCAAGGACATCGGACGAAAGGGCCTTAAACGGCTGGGGTTGATCTAG
- a CDS encoding universal stress protein, which yields MSKQILVAIDFTPITTHLIQEAVRLAEPGRAKVRLIHVVGKDTMTLWFDRMTEFTVFGAPEQTMLEQMRMKLADRADELIAQLAKDFSKPDVEVTGRVAKGSVVDEVVKEAKAIRADLLICAAHQHESLSHTLLGSVASKLAEKAPCSVMVVRQPADTVRD from the coding sequence ATGAGCAAGCAAATACTGGTCGCAATCGATTTTACACCAATCACCACACATCTTATCCAAGAAGCCGTTCGGCTAGCCGAACCTGGCCGTGCAAAGGTCCGGCTCATTCATGTTGTCGGCAAAGATACCATGACGCTCTGGTTCGACCGGATGACGGAGTTCACCGTCTTTGGTGCGCCCGAACAGACGATGCTGGAGCAGATGCGGATGAAGCTAGCTGACCGGGCTGACGAGCTGATCGCCCAGCTTGCGAAAGATTTTTCCAAGCCAGATGTCGAGGTCACAGGACGGGTGGCCAAGGGAAGTGTTGTGGATGAAGTGGTGAAAGAGGCAAAGGCAATCCGTGCCGATCTACTCATCTGCGCTGCCCACCAGCACGAAAGCCTGAGTCATACACTGCTAGGCAGCGTTGCCTCCAAGCTGGCTGAAAAGGCGCCCTGCTCAGTCATGGTGGTCCGCCAGCCCGCGGACACCGTGAGAGACTGA